One segment of Prionailurus bengalensis isolate Pbe53 chromosome D4, Fcat_Pben_1.1_paternal_pri, whole genome shotgun sequence DNA contains the following:
- the LOC122475137 gene encoding cyclin-dependent kinase inhibitor 2A-like isoform X1, translated as MEPLADRLATAAARGRAEEVRALLAAGAQPNAPNRLGRSPIQVMMMGSARVAELLLLHGADPNCADPATLTRPVHDAAREGFLDTLVVLHRAGARLDVRDAWGRLPVDLAEERGHRDIVRYLRAATGGTGSGSHTGTDGAEGVADSRT; from the exons ATGGAGCCCTTGGCCGACAGGCTCGCGACCGCGGCTGCACGGGGTCGGGCCGAAGAGGTGCGGGCGCTGCTCGCGGCGGGGGCGCAGCCCAATGCGCCGAACCGCCTGGGTCGGAGCCCGATTCAG GTCATGATGATGGGCAGCGCCCGCGTGGCCGAGCTGCTGCTGCTCCACGGCGCGGACCCCAACTGCGCGGATCCCGCCACCCTCACCCGACCTGTGCACGACGCCGCCCGGGAGGGGTTCCTGGACACGCTGGTGGTGCTGCACCGAGCCGGGGCGCGGCTGGATGTGCGCGATGCCTGGGGCCGGCTGCCCGTGGACCTGGCTGAGGAGCGGGGCCACCGCGACATAGTCCGGTACCTTCGCGCAGCCACGGGGGGCACCGGCAGTGGTAGCCACACCGGTACAGACGGTGCAGAAGGTGTCGCAG ACAGCCGGACTTAA